Part of the Terriglobales bacterium genome is shown below.
GGGTGCATTCCGCCCTGCACGATGCCGAACAGAGCCTGGGTAGCGCTTTTGTCGGCGGATTCCAACTCAGAGGTCTGGCTCCACGGGACCTCCCGTTTATGCTGCTCGAAATATCCCTTGCACCGCTGAGCCCAGCGGAGGGTCAGCTCCATGGATTGTCGCGCTCTGTTCTCTTCTGCGGGATGTTCGGTGCACTCGTCGAAAGCCATGATGATGTCGGCGCCCAGCGCAATCTGGATTTCCATCGACTTTTCGGGGGTGAACAGATGAGATGAGCCATCCAGATGGGAGCGAAACGACACGCCTTCTTCGCTGATCCTGCGCAACTCGGTCAGGCTGAAAACCTGGAACCCGCCGGAGTCGGTGAGAATCGCGCGCTCCCAGGACATGAAACGATGCAGCCCGCCAAGTTTGCGGACTTGCTCATGTCCCGGCCGCAGATAGAGATGATAGGTATTCCCAAGAATGATCTGCGCGCCAAGCTCCTCCAGAAGCTCCTGCGGTACGCCTTTTACCGATGCCACCGTGCCCACCGGCATGAACACGGGCGTATCAACTGTCCCGTGCGGAGTGCGAATCCTGCCTAGCCGCGCGTCGCCCTCGCGCTTCTCGACGTTGAACTGGATGGACACGATTGCGATTGTAGCGAATCGGCTTACTGCGGCGTCGAGGGGGTTCACAGGAGGAAACAAAAGGGCGGCCATTGGCCGCCCCGATTTCGTAAATGTGCTTCTGCTTACGCCGGACTCGGATGCTCTCCCGGCACGATTCCAGGCTTGGTCTGTGGCGCCGGCTTCAGCACCTGCTGGACGCCGCCATCGTCGTGCGGCGCAACCTTCACCGGCAGCTCCTTGCCCTCGATAATCATGCGGATTTCGTTAGCATCGAGGACTTCCCGCTCCAGCAGCGCCATGGCGATGGTGGTCAGGATTTCACGATTTCCCACCAGTAGATCGTGGGCAGTCTGGTAGGCGGTGTCGACCAATTTCTTCACTTCCTGATCGATCTTGATGGCGGTGTCTTCGCTGTAATCGCGATGCTGAGCGATTTCGCGGCCCAGGAAGATCTGCTCGTCCTTCTTGCCGAAGGTGATCGGTCCCAGGTCGCTCATGCCGAACTCGCACACCATCTTGCGGGCCAGTTCGGTGGCCTGCTCGATGTCGTTGCCGGCGCCGGTGGTCATGGTATCGAGGAACAACTCCTCCGCCAGACGGCCGCCCATCATGATGGCCAGCCGCGTGGTCAGATAGTCGCGGGTATAGGTGTGCTTGTCGTCGATCGGCAACTGCATGGTGACACCCAGCGCCATACCGCGCGGGATAATCGTCACCTTGTGCAGCGGATCGGAATCCTTGCTCATAGCTGCGACCAGTGCGTGGCCAGCTTCGTGATAAGCCGTGACCTTCTTCTCCTCGTCGGAGAGGATCATCGACTTGCGCTCGGCGCCCATCAGTACTTTGTCCTTCGCCAATTCGCAATCGTACATAGTGACGACTTTGCGATTGGCGCGAGCGGCCAGCAGAGCCCCCTCGTTCACCAGGTTCGCCAGATCGGCGCCGGAGAATCCAGGTGTGCCGCGGGCCAGGACGGAAAGATCCACATCATCCGCCATGGGAATCTTGCGGGTATGCACGCGCAGAATTTCTTCTCGGCCGCGGACATCGGGACGCGGGACGACCACTCGGCGGTCGAAGCGGCCGGGGCGGAGCAGAGCCGGATCAAGAACGTCCGGACGGTTGGTGGCGGCGATAAGAATCACACCTTCGTTGGATTCGAAACCATCCATCTCCACCAGCAACTGGTTCAGGGTCTGCTCGCGCTCGTCATGACCGCCGCCGAGACCAGCGCCGCGGTGGCGACCAACAGCGTCAATTTCATCAATGAAGATGATGCAAGGTGCATTCTTCTTGCCCTGCTCAAACAGATCGCGCACGCGGCTGGCGCCGACACCCACAAACATCTCTACAAAATCGGAGCCGGAAATGGAGAAGAACGGAACATTGGCTTCTCCGGCCACTGCCCGGGCCAGCAGAGTCTTACCGGTTCCGGGAGGTCCAACAAGCAGTACTCCCTTGGGAATGCGTCCGCCCAATTTCTGGAACTTCTGGGCTTCACGCAGGAACTCGATGATTTCGCGCAGCTCCTCTTTGGCTTCATCGACGCCGGCCACGTCCTTGAAGGTGACCTTTTTTTGCTGCATGGAGAGCAGCCGGGCGCGGCTCTTGCCGAAGGAAAGCGCCTTGTTTCCGCCGGTCTGCATCTGGCGGATCATGATGAACCACAATGCACCCAGCAGAATCAGCGGCGCCAGATTCAGCAGCCAGGTCGGCCAGTTGCCGCTCTGAACATCCTTTACCGTTACGGTGACGCCCTTATCTTGCAGGGCCTTGTACATATCGGGATAGTTTGGGGGAACAGTGGTGTGGAAGGTCGACTTGTCTGTGTAGGTACCGCGAACCTCAGTGCCGATGATGGTAACCTCAGAAATCGCGCCCTTGTTCACATCAGTCATGAACTGAGAGAATTTAACGTCCTTTTCTTTAGAACTGGTCCCGCCCGCCTTCACGACCTGCCAAAGCAGGACACCCGAAAGCACAATTACCAACCAGAAGACGACCGTTTTAACCGTTGAATTCACCGAAAGCTCCTGAAAGTGTTACCCAGCGAACAAAGGCGCTTGACTAGCGAATATTAACCTACACCTCGCCCACCCATTAGATGCGGACGGGCAAGATCCGGCTCACGAAGTGTTGCCGCGCACCTCATTGTAACCCCATCGGCGGGCATTCTGTCCTTATCTGAATGTACTACGCCGAAATATCTCTCAGCATGGCAGTTGCATATCGAACCAATCCAAAGTACGTGCTTGCCAACTGACCGGATGGAGGCAGGCAGAATTGCCTGTCCTACGAGAGCAGCCAAATCGAGACAGGAAAGCCCCGATTACTCAGGGAGCTCCTCGATGAGTATCGCCTCCGTCGAGCCCGGCTGGGCAAAATAGTTCGCAGAGATAGAAAAGCCTCTCATCCA
Proteins encoded:
- the tgt gene encoding tRNA guanosine(34) transglycosylase Tgt — encoded protein: MAALLFPPVNPLDAAVSRFATIAIVSIQFNVEKREGDARLGRIRTPHGTVDTPVFMPVGTVASVKGVPQELLEELGAQIILGNTYHLYLRPGHEQVRKLGGLHRFMSWERAILTDSGGFQVFSLTELRRISEEGVSFRSHLDGSSHLFTPEKSMEIQIALGADIIMAFDECTEHPAEENRARQSMELTLRWAQRCKGYFEQHKREVPWSQTSELESADKSATQALFGIVQGGMHPELRRECAERLQEIDFPGYSIGGLSVGEPRSVTYEVVQETVRHLPTHKPRYLMGVGTPEEIVEYAAMGIDMMDCVLPTRAARHGLLFTSEGRINIKQARYALDEGPLDPACGCRVCARYSRAYLRHLYSSREILAQVLNTVHNLAYYLDTMQRVRQSIELGEFSRFISGVRSRALSSPAHT
- the ftsH gene encoding ATP-dependent zinc metalloprotease FtsH, which produces MNSTVKTVVFWLVIVLSGVLLWQVVKAGGTSSKEKDVKFSQFMTDVNKGAISEVTIIGTEVRGTYTDKSTFHTTVPPNYPDMYKALQDKGVTVTVKDVQSGNWPTWLLNLAPLILLGALWFIMIRQMQTGGNKALSFGKSRARLLSMQQKKVTFKDVAGVDEAKEELREIIEFLREAQKFQKLGGRIPKGVLLVGPPGTGKTLLARAVAGEANVPFFSISGSDFVEMFVGVGASRVRDLFEQGKKNAPCIIFIDEIDAVGRHRGAGLGGGHDEREQTLNQLLVEMDGFESNEGVILIAATNRPDVLDPALLRPGRFDRRVVVPRPDVRGREEILRVHTRKIPMADDVDLSVLARGTPGFSGADLANLVNEGALLAARANRKVVTMYDCELAKDKVLMGAERKSMILSDEEKKVTAYHEAGHALVAAMSKDSDPLHKVTIIPRGMALGVTMQLPIDDKHTYTRDYLTTRLAIMMGGRLAEELFLDTMTTGAGNDIEQATELARKMVCEFGMSDLGPITFGKKDEQIFLGREIAQHRDYSEDTAIKIDQEVKKLVDTAYQTAHDLLVGNREILTTIAMALLEREVLDANEIRMIIEGKELPVKVAPHDDGGVQQVLKPAPQTKPGIVPGEHPSPA